The following are encoded together in the Populus trichocarpa isolate Nisqually-1 chromosome 5, P.trichocarpa_v4.1, whole genome shotgun sequence genome:
- the LOC7455205 gene encoding ras-related protein RABH1e → MATVSPLAKYKLVFLGDQSVGKTSIITRFMYDKFDTTYQATIGIDFLSKTMYLEDRTIRLQLWDTAGQERFRSLIPSYIRDSSVAVIVYDVANRQSFLNTSKWIEEVRTERGGDVIVVLVGNKTDLVDKRQVSIEEGDGKAREFGVMFIETSAKAGFNIKPLFRKIAAALPGMETLSSTKQEDMVDVNLKPTVNSSQAEQQGGGCAC, encoded by the exons atggCAACAGTATCCCCTCTGGCGAAATACAAGCTGGTATTCCTTGGCGATCAATCCGTTGGTAAAACCAGCATTATCACTCGCTTTATGTATGATAAATTCGACACCACTTACCAG GCTACtattggaattgattttttgtCCAAAACAATGTACCTTGAAGATCGGACCATTCGGTTGCAACTTTG GGATACTGCTGGTCAAGAGAGATTTAGGAGTCTTATACCGAGCTACATCCGGGATTCTTCTGTAGCTGTAATTGTCTATGATGTAGCTA ATAGACAATCATTCTTAAACACCTCTAAATGGATTGAGGAGGTACGGACAGAGCGAGGTGGTGATGTCATTGTTGTCCTTGTTGGAAACAAAACCGATCTTGTTGATAAGAG GCAAGTTTCAATAGAGGAAGGAGACGGCAAGGCTCGTGAATTTGGAGTTATGTTTATAGAAACCAGTGCGAAAGCAGGATTTAATATAAAG CCTCTATTCCGCAAGATTGCTGCTGCCTTGCCAGGGATGGAAACCCTTTCTTCCACAAAACAGGAAGACATGGTTGATGTGAACCTCAAGCCGACTGTCAATTCTTCCCAGGCAGAGCAGCAAGGAGGGGGTTGTGCATGTTAG
- the LOC7455204 gene encoding calmodulin-binding transcription activator 3 isoform X3, whose translation MLEEELSHIVLVHYREVKGTRTNFNRIKEYEEPIPYSQETKDMMPNSEMDTSVSSSFRSNGYQVPTGTTDSTSMNSALASEYEDAESGYNNQASSRFNSFLEVQRPAMEKMDTGTSIPYDHMLFSSGYQGKMPAVPVMEFISPAQVDTAKDTIGTEPASEPQKVFDLPSWEDVLENCSRGIESVPFQTTLLSQVDTVGVIPKQEDILEKFLANSFDKRQGMVGVIPKQEDILEKFLTNSFDRSQDIGSHLLDQEAWQTIEGGYSHRPKWSLDQKLHLDSDLTARFHDQQLDSGNFINTFEPFCAQENDNHIQNDLQIQPANSDHGMTLDEKSIYSTSMKQHILDDSRTEGLKKLDSFTRWMSKELEDVDQPHLQSSSGTYWISAESENVVDADNPSHGHLDTYTLGPSLSQDQLFSIIDFSPNWAYAGTEIKILVMGRFLKSREEAENFKWSIMFGEVEVPAETIADGILRCTTPSHKAGRVPFYVTCSNRVACSEVREFEYRLSHVQDITYNYINIATEDLHMRLAKLLSLSSAFPSKYDSSDVDEISQLSNKISSLLKEGNETWDQMLKLTSLEGFSSEKLKDQLLQKALKEQLHEWLLQKVAEGGKGPSVLDEGGQGVLHFAAALGYEWALEPTIVAGVSVNFRDVNGWTALHWAASYGRERTVASLIHLGAAPGALTDPTPKYPTGRTPADLASANGHKGISGFLAESALSAHLSSLNLEKQDGDAAESSGIPASLTVSDCNETPVKDADIPIGLSLKDSLAAVCNATQAAARIHQVFRVQSFQKKQLKEYGDDKFGMSHERALSLIAVKSQKAGQYDEPVHAAIRIQNKFRGWKGRKEFLIIRQRIVKIQAHVRGHQVRKNYRKIIWSVGILDKIILRWRRKGSGLRGFKSEALTEGSSMQVVSTKDDDDDFLKEGRKQTEERSQIALARVKSMHQHPEAREQYHRLRNVVAEIQETKAMYEWANNSEAMVEFDDLINLETLWDGDTFLPTDS comes from the exons ATGCTTGAAGA GGAACTTTCACACATTGTACTTGTCCATTATCGGGAAGTAAAG GGAACCAGGACAAATTTTAACCGCATTAAAGAGTATGAAGAGCCTATACCTTATTCCCAAGAAACCAAAGACATGATGCCGAATTCAGAGATGGATACTTCTGTTTCTTCCAGTTTCCGCTCTAATGGTTACCAGGTACCCACAGGAACGACAGATTCGACAAGCATGAATAGCGCTCTGGCATCAGAATATGAAGATGCTGAAtcag GATATAATAACCAAGCCAGTTCCAGATTTAACTCTTTTCTCGAAGTGCAAAGGCCAGCAATGGAGAAAATGGATACAGGCACATCTATTCCTTATGATCACATGCTGTTTTCAA GTGGTTATCAAGGAAAAATGCCAGCTGTTCCTGTGATGGAATTTATCTCACCTGCCCAAGTGGATACAGCTAAAGACACTATTGGTACTGAACCAGCATCCGAGCCCCAGAAAGTCTTTGACTTACCATCATGGGAGGATGTATTAGAAAATTGTTCTCGTGGAATTGAATCTGTGCCTTTCCAGACAACTTTGCTGTCACAAGTGGATACGGTGGGAGTCATCCCTAAACAAGAAGATATACTGGAGAAGTTTCTTGCCAATAGCTTTGATAAAAGGCAGGGTATGGTGGGAGTCATCCCTAAGCAAGAAGATATACTGGAGAAGTTTCTTACCAATAGCTTTGATAGAAGTCAGGATATTGGGAGTCACCTACTTGATCAAGAAGCATGGCAG ACTATCGAGGGTGGGTATTCGCATCGGCCAAAGTGGTCCTTGGATCAAAAGTTGCATCTGGACTCGGATCTCACTGCTAGGTTTCATGATCAACAACTTGATAGTGGCAACTTTATCAATACTTTTGAACCTTTCTGTGCACAGGAAAATGATAATCATATCCAAAATGACCTTCAAATACAGCCTGCAAATTCAGATCATGGTATGACCCTAGATGAGAAATCCATCTACTCTACATCTATGAAACAGCATATTTTGGATGATTCAAGGACAGAAGGTTTGAAGAAGCTCGATAGTTTCACCCGATGGATGAGCAAAGAACTTGAAGATGTAGATCAGCCACATTTGCAATCCAGTTCTGGGACATACTGGATTTCGGCTGAAAGTGAAAATGTGGTTGATGCGGACAATCCCTCACATGGACACCTGGACACATATACGCTTGGTCCATCTCTCTCCCAGGACCAACTCTTTAGCATTATTGATTTCTCGCCCAACTGGGCATATGCAGGCACAGAGATCAAG ATCCTAGTCATGGGAAGATTCTTGAAGAGCCGAGAAGAAGCAGAAAACTTTAAATGGTCAATTATGTTTGGAGAAGTTGAAGTTCCAGCAGAGACTATAGCTGATGGTATTCTTCGTTGCACTACTCCTTCGCATAAGGCTGGAAGGGTTCCTTTTTATGTTACATGTTCGAATAGGGTAGCATGTAGTGAAGTGCGTGAATTTGAATATCGACTTAGCCATGTCCAAGATATTACCTATAACTATATTAACATTGCTACTGAAGATCTTCATATGCGATTAGCAAAACTGTTGTCTCTGAGCTCTGCCTTCCCTTCAAAATATGACTCCAGTGATGTTGATGAGATTTCCCAATTGAGCAATAAAATCAGTTCATTGCTGAAAGAGGGCAATGAAACATGGGACCAGATGTTAAAGCTTACTTCACTGGAGGGATTTTCCTCAGAAAAACTAAAGGATCAGCTTCTTCAAAAGGCACTCAAGGAACAGTTACATGAATGGCTTTTGCAGAAGGTAGCTGAAGGCGGAAAAGGCCCTAGTGTATTAGATGAGGGTGGCCAAGGGGTGCTACATTTTGCAGCTGCTCTTGGCTATGAATGGGCCCTGGAACCTACAATAGTTGCTGGTGTAAGTGTCAATTTCCGCGATGTTAATGGATGGACTGCACTTCATTGGGCAGCATCTTATGGCAG AGAGCGAACAGTTGCTTCCCTAATCCATCTCGGCGCTGCTCCTGGAGCATTAACAGATCCAACTCCCAAATATCCCACAGGCAGAACACCTGCGGACTTAGCTTCTGCTAATGGACACAAAGGGATTTCCGGCTTTCTTGCTGAATCTGCTTTGAGTGCCCACCTATCTTCTCTGAATTTGGAAAAGCAGGATGGTGATGCTGCTGAAAGTTCTGGAATACCAGCATCACTGACAGTTTCAGACTGTAATGAAACTCCCGTCAAAGATGCTGACATACCAATTGGACTGTCCCTGAAGGATTCATTAGCTGCTGTTTGTAATGCTACTCAAGCTGCTGCTCGTATTCATCAAGTTTTCAGAGTTCAGTCCTTCCAAAAGAAGCAGTTAAAAGAGTACGGTGATGATAAATTTGGAATGTCACACGAGCGTGCTCTTTCGCTTATTGCAGTCAAGTCACAAAAGGCAGGACAATATGATGAGCCAGTTCATGCAGCAATACGAATTCAGAACAAGTTCCGCGGTTGGAAGGGTAGAAAAGAATTTTTGataattcggcagcgaattgtTAAAATTCAG GCCCATGTACGAGGCCACCAGGTCAGGAAAAACTATAGGAAGATAATCTGGTCTGTTGGCATTTTGGATAAAATAATCTTGCGTTGGAGACGAAAAGGAAGTGGTTTGCGTGGCTTCAAATCTGAAGCACTTACTGAGGGTTCCAGCATGCAAGTTGTATCTACAAAGGATGACGATGATGATTTCCTTAAAGAAGGCAGAAAGCAAACAGAAGAAAGATCACAAATAGCCCTTGCAAGGGTGAAATCCATGCATCAGCATCCGGAGGCAAGAGAACAGTATCACAGGCTGCGCAATGTTGTTGCTGAGATCCAAGAGACCAAG GCTATGTACGAATGGGCAAACAATTCAGAAGCGATGGTCGAGTTTGATGACCTGATCAATCTCGAAACGTTATGGGACGGTGACACTTTCTTGCCTACAGATTCTTGA
- the LOC7455204 gene encoding calmodulin-binding transcription activator 3 isoform X2, with protein MADSRRYPLGNQLDIQQILVEAQNRWLRPAEIVEILSNYQRFRIAPEPAHMPPSGSLFLFDRKVLRYFRKDGHNWRKKKDGKTVKEAHERLKSGSVDVLHCYYAHGEDNENFQRRSYWMLEEELSHIVLVHYREVKGTRTNFNRIKEYEEPIPYSQETKDMMPNSEMDTSVSSSFRSNGYQVPTGTTDSTSMNSALASEYEDAESGYNNQASSRFNSFLEVQRPAMEKMDTGGYQGKMPAVPVMEFISPAQVDTAKDTIGTEPASEPQKVFDLPSWEDVLENCSRGIESVPFQTTLLSQVDTVGVIPKQEDILEKFLANSFDKRQGMVGVIPKQEDILEKFLTNSFDRSQDIGSHLLDQEAWQTIEGGYSHRPKWSLDQKLHLDSDLTARFHDQQLDSGNFINTFEPFCAQENDNHIQNDLQIQPANSDHGMTLDEKSIYSTSMKQHILDDSRTEGLKKLDSFTRWMSKELEDVDQPHLQSSSGTYWISAESENVVDADNPSHGHLDTYTLGPSLSQDQLFSIIDFSPNWAYAGTEIKILVMGRFLKSREEAENFKWSIMFGEVEVPAETIADGILRCTTPSHKAGRVPFYVTCSNRVACSEVREFEYRLSHVQDITYNYINIATEDLHMRLAKLLSLSSAFPSKYDSSDVDEISQLSNKISSLLKEGNETWDQMLKLTSLEGFSSEKLKDQLLQKALKEQLHEWLLQKVAEGGKGPSVLDEGGQGVLHFAAALGYEWALEPTIVAGVSVNFRDVNGWTALHWAASYGRERTVASLIHLGAAPGALTDPTPKYPTGRTPADLASANGHKGISGFLAESALSAHLSSLNLEKQDGDAAESSGIPASLTVSDCNETPVKDADIPIGLSLKDSLAAVCNATQAAARIHQVFRVQSFQKKQLKEYGDDKFGMSHERALSLIAVKSQKAGQYDEPVHAAIRIQNKFRGWKGRKEFLIIRQRIVKIQAHVRGHQVRKNYRKIIWSVGILDKIILRWRRKGSGLRGFKSEALTEGSSMQVVSTKDDDDDFLKEGRKQTEERSQIALARVKSMHQHPEAREQYHRLRNVVAEIQETKAMYEWANNSEAMVEFDDLINLETLWDGDTFLPTDS; from the exons ATGGCTGACTCTAGACGTTACCCTCTTGGTAACCAGCTAG ATATTCAGCAGATACTGGTAGAAGCACAGAATCGATGGCTACGCCCTGCCGAAATAGTTGAAATTCTTAGCAATTATCAGAGATTTCGTATTGCCCCAGAACCTGCACATATGCCTCCAA GTGGTTCATTGTTCCTTTTTGATCGCAAAGTGCTCAGATACTTCAGAAAAGATGGCCATAactggagaaagaaaaaagatgggaaAACAGTGAAAGAAGCACACGAGAGGCTTAAG TCTGGAAGCGTTGATGTGCTGCATTGTTattatgcacatggagaagacaatgaaaattttcaaaggCGCAGTTATTGGATGCTTGAAGA GGAACTTTCACACATTGTACTTGTCCATTATCGGGAAGTAAAG GGAACCAGGACAAATTTTAACCGCATTAAAGAGTATGAAGAGCCTATACCTTATTCCCAAGAAACCAAAGACATGATGCCGAATTCAGAGATGGATACTTCTGTTTCTTCCAGTTTCCGCTCTAATGGTTACCAGGTACCCACAGGAACGACAGATTCGACAAGCATGAATAGCGCTCTGGCATCAGAATATGAAGATGCTGAAtcag GATATAATAACCAAGCCAGTTCCAGATTTAACTCTTTTCTCGAAGTGCAAAGGCCAGCAATGGAGAAAATGGATACAG GTGGTTATCAAGGAAAAATGCCAGCTGTTCCTGTGATGGAATTTATCTCACCTGCCCAAGTGGATACAGCTAAAGACACTATTGGTACTGAACCAGCATCCGAGCCCCAGAAAGTCTTTGACTTACCATCATGGGAGGATGTATTAGAAAATTGTTCTCGTGGAATTGAATCTGTGCCTTTCCAGACAACTTTGCTGTCACAAGTGGATACGGTGGGAGTCATCCCTAAACAAGAAGATATACTGGAGAAGTTTCTTGCCAATAGCTTTGATAAAAGGCAGGGTATGGTGGGAGTCATCCCTAAGCAAGAAGATATACTGGAGAAGTTTCTTACCAATAGCTTTGATAGAAGTCAGGATATTGGGAGTCACCTACTTGATCAAGAAGCATGGCAG ACTATCGAGGGTGGGTATTCGCATCGGCCAAAGTGGTCCTTGGATCAAAAGTTGCATCTGGACTCGGATCTCACTGCTAGGTTTCATGATCAACAACTTGATAGTGGCAACTTTATCAATACTTTTGAACCTTTCTGTGCACAGGAAAATGATAATCATATCCAAAATGACCTTCAAATACAGCCTGCAAATTCAGATCATGGTATGACCCTAGATGAGAAATCCATCTACTCTACATCTATGAAACAGCATATTTTGGATGATTCAAGGACAGAAGGTTTGAAGAAGCTCGATAGTTTCACCCGATGGATGAGCAAAGAACTTGAAGATGTAGATCAGCCACATTTGCAATCCAGTTCTGGGACATACTGGATTTCGGCTGAAAGTGAAAATGTGGTTGATGCGGACAATCCCTCACATGGACACCTGGACACATATACGCTTGGTCCATCTCTCTCCCAGGACCAACTCTTTAGCATTATTGATTTCTCGCCCAACTGGGCATATGCAGGCACAGAGATCAAG ATCCTAGTCATGGGAAGATTCTTGAAGAGCCGAGAAGAAGCAGAAAACTTTAAATGGTCAATTATGTTTGGAGAAGTTGAAGTTCCAGCAGAGACTATAGCTGATGGTATTCTTCGTTGCACTACTCCTTCGCATAAGGCTGGAAGGGTTCCTTTTTATGTTACATGTTCGAATAGGGTAGCATGTAGTGAAGTGCGTGAATTTGAATATCGACTTAGCCATGTCCAAGATATTACCTATAACTATATTAACATTGCTACTGAAGATCTTCATATGCGATTAGCAAAACTGTTGTCTCTGAGCTCTGCCTTCCCTTCAAAATATGACTCCAGTGATGTTGATGAGATTTCCCAATTGAGCAATAAAATCAGTTCATTGCTGAAAGAGGGCAATGAAACATGGGACCAGATGTTAAAGCTTACTTCACTGGAGGGATTTTCCTCAGAAAAACTAAAGGATCAGCTTCTTCAAAAGGCACTCAAGGAACAGTTACATGAATGGCTTTTGCAGAAGGTAGCTGAAGGCGGAAAAGGCCCTAGTGTATTAGATGAGGGTGGCCAAGGGGTGCTACATTTTGCAGCTGCTCTTGGCTATGAATGGGCCCTGGAACCTACAATAGTTGCTGGTGTAAGTGTCAATTTCCGCGATGTTAATGGATGGACTGCACTTCATTGGGCAGCATCTTATGGCAG AGAGCGAACAGTTGCTTCCCTAATCCATCTCGGCGCTGCTCCTGGAGCATTAACAGATCCAACTCCCAAATATCCCACAGGCAGAACACCTGCGGACTTAGCTTCTGCTAATGGACACAAAGGGATTTCCGGCTTTCTTGCTGAATCTGCTTTGAGTGCCCACCTATCTTCTCTGAATTTGGAAAAGCAGGATGGTGATGCTGCTGAAAGTTCTGGAATACCAGCATCACTGACAGTTTCAGACTGTAATGAAACTCCCGTCAAAGATGCTGACATACCAATTGGACTGTCCCTGAAGGATTCATTAGCTGCTGTTTGTAATGCTACTCAAGCTGCTGCTCGTATTCATCAAGTTTTCAGAGTTCAGTCCTTCCAAAAGAAGCAGTTAAAAGAGTACGGTGATGATAAATTTGGAATGTCACACGAGCGTGCTCTTTCGCTTATTGCAGTCAAGTCACAAAAGGCAGGACAATATGATGAGCCAGTTCATGCAGCAATACGAATTCAGAACAAGTTCCGCGGTTGGAAGGGTAGAAAAGAATTTTTGataattcggcagcgaattgtTAAAATTCAG GCCCATGTACGAGGCCACCAGGTCAGGAAAAACTATAGGAAGATAATCTGGTCTGTTGGCATTTTGGATAAAATAATCTTGCGTTGGAGACGAAAAGGAAGTGGTTTGCGTGGCTTCAAATCTGAAGCACTTACTGAGGGTTCCAGCATGCAAGTTGTATCTACAAAGGATGACGATGATGATTTCCTTAAAGAAGGCAGAAAGCAAACAGAAGAAAGATCACAAATAGCCCTTGCAAGGGTGAAATCCATGCATCAGCATCCGGAGGCAAGAGAACAGTATCACAGGCTGCGCAATGTTGTTGCTGAGATCCAAGAGACCAAG GCTATGTACGAATGGGCAAACAATTCAGAAGCGATGGTCGAGTTTGATGACCTGATCAATCTCGAAACGTTATGGGACGGTGACACTTTCTTGCCTACAGATTCTTGA
- the LOC7455204 gene encoding calmodulin-binding transcription activator 3 isoform X1: MADSRRYPLGNQLDIQQILVEAQNRWLRPAEIVEILSNYQRFRIAPEPAHMPPSGSLFLFDRKVLRYFRKDGHNWRKKKDGKTVKEAHERLKSGSVDVLHCYYAHGEDNENFQRRSYWMLEEELSHIVLVHYREVKGTRTNFNRIKEYEEPIPYSQETKDMMPNSEMDTSVSSSFRSNGYQVPTGTTDSTSMNSALASEYEDAESGYNNQASSRFNSFLEVQRPAMEKMDTGTSIPYDHMLFSSGYQGKMPAVPVMEFISPAQVDTAKDTIGTEPASEPQKVFDLPSWEDVLENCSRGIESVPFQTTLLSQVDTVGVIPKQEDILEKFLANSFDKRQGMVGVIPKQEDILEKFLTNSFDRSQDIGSHLLDQEAWQTIEGGYSHRPKWSLDQKLHLDSDLTARFHDQQLDSGNFINTFEPFCAQENDNHIQNDLQIQPANSDHGMTLDEKSIYSTSMKQHILDDSRTEGLKKLDSFTRWMSKELEDVDQPHLQSSSGTYWISAESENVVDADNPSHGHLDTYTLGPSLSQDQLFSIIDFSPNWAYAGTEIKILVMGRFLKSREEAENFKWSIMFGEVEVPAETIADGILRCTTPSHKAGRVPFYVTCSNRVACSEVREFEYRLSHVQDITYNYINIATEDLHMRLAKLLSLSSAFPSKYDSSDVDEISQLSNKISSLLKEGNETWDQMLKLTSLEGFSSEKLKDQLLQKALKEQLHEWLLQKVAEGGKGPSVLDEGGQGVLHFAAALGYEWALEPTIVAGVSVNFRDVNGWTALHWAASYGRERTVASLIHLGAAPGALTDPTPKYPTGRTPADLASANGHKGISGFLAESALSAHLSSLNLEKQDGDAAESSGIPASLTVSDCNETPVKDADIPIGLSLKDSLAAVCNATQAAARIHQVFRVQSFQKKQLKEYGDDKFGMSHERALSLIAVKSQKAGQYDEPVHAAIRIQNKFRGWKGRKEFLIIRQRIVKIQAHVRGHQVRKNYRKIIWSVGILDKIILRWRRKGSGLRGFKSEALTEGSSMQVVSTKDDDDDFLKEGRKQTEERSQIALARVKSMHQHPEAREQYHRLRNVVAEIQETKAMYEWANNSEAMVEFDDLINLETLWDGDTFLPTDS, encoded by the exons ATGGCTGACTCTAGACGTTACCCTCTTGGTAACCAGCTAG ATATTCAGCAGATACTGGTAGAAGCACAGAATCGATGGCTACGCCCTGCCGAAATAGTTGAAATTCTTAGCAATTATCAGAGATTTCGTATTGCCCCAGAACCTGCACATATGCCTCCAA GTGGTTCATTGTTCCTTTTTGATCGCAAAGTGCTCAGATACTTCAGAAAAGATGGCCATAactggagaaagaaaaaagatgggaaAACAGTGAAAGAAGCACACGAGAGGCTTAAG TCTGGAAGCGTTGATGTGCTGCATTGTTattatgcacatggagaagacaatgaaaattttcaaaggCGCAGTTATTGGATGCTTGAAGA GGAACTTTCACACATTGTACTTGTCCATTATCGGGAAGTAAAG GGAACCAGGACAAATTTTAACCGCATTAAAGAGTATGAAGAGCCTATACCTTATTCCCAAGAAACCAAAGACATGATGCCGAATTCAGAGATGGATACTTCTGTTTCTTCCAGTTTCCGCTCTAATGGTTACCAGGTACCCACAGGAACGACAGATTCGACAAGCATGAATAGCGCTCTGGCATCAGAATATGAAGATGCTGAAtcag GATATAATAACCAAGCCAGTTCCAGATTTAACTCTTTTCTCGAAGTGCAAAGGCCAGCAATGGAGAAAATGGATACAGGCACATCTATTCCTTATGATCACATGCTGTTTTCAA GTGGTTATCAAGGAAAAATGCCAGCTGTTCCTGTGATGGAATTTATCTCACCTGCCCAAGTGGATACAGCTAAAGACACTATTGGTACTGAACCAGCATCCGAGCCCCAGAAAGTCTTTGACTTACCATCATGGGAGGATGTATTAGAAAATTGTTCTCGTGGAATTGAATCTGTGCCTTTCCAGACAACTTTGCTGTCACAAGTGGATACGGTGGGAGTCATCCCTAAACAAGAAGATATACTGGAGAAGTTTCTTGCCAATAGCTTTGATAAAAGGCAGGGTATGGTGGGAGTCATCCCTAAGCAAGAAGATATACTGGAGAAGTTTCTTACCAATAGCTTTGATAGAAGTCAGGATATTGGGAGTCACCTACTTGATCAAGAAGCATGGCAG ACTATCGAGGGTGGGTATTCGCATCGGCCAAAGTGGTCCTTGGATCAAAAGTTGCATCTGGACTCGGATCTCACTGCTAGGTTTCATGATCAACAACTTGATAGTGGCAACTTTATCAATACTTTTGAACCTTTCTGTGCACAGGAAAATGATAATCATATCCAAAATGACCTTCAAATACAGCCTGCAAATTCAGATCATGGTATGACCCTAGATGAGAAATCCATCTACTCTACATCTATGAAACAGCATATTTTGGATGATTCAAGGACAGAAGGTTTGAAGAAGCTCGATAGTTTCACCCGATGGATGAGCAAAGAACTTGAAGATGTAGATCAGCCACATTTGCAATCCAGTTCTGGGACATACTGGATTTCGGCTGAAAGTGAAAATGTGGTTGATGCGGACAATCCCTCACATGGACACCTGGACACATATACGCTTGGTCCATCTCTCTCCCAGGACCAACTCTTTAGCATTATTGATTTCTCGCCCAACTGGGCATATGCAGGCACAGAGATCAAG ATCCTAGTCATGGGAAGATTCTTGAAGAGCCGAGAAGAAGCAGAAAACTTTAAATGGTCAATTATGTTTGGAGAAGTTGAAGTTCCAGCAGAGACTATAGCTGATGGTATTCTTCGTTGCACTACTCCTTCGCATAAGGCTGGAAGGGTTCCTTTTTATGTTACATGTTCGAATAGGGTAGCATGTAGTGAAGTGCGTGAATTTGAATATCGACTTAGCCATGTCCAAGATATTACCTATAACTATATTAACATTGCTACTGAAGATCTTCATATGCGATTAGCAAAACTGTTGTCTCTGAGCTCTGCCTTCCCTTCAAAATATGACTCCAGTGATGTTGATGAGATTTCCCAATTGAGCAATAAAATCAGTTCATTGCTGAAAGAGGGCAATGAAACATGGGACCAGATGTTAAAGCTTACTTCACTGGAGGGATTTTCCTCAGAAAAACTAAAGGATCAGCTTCTTCAAAAGGCACTCAAGGAACAGTTACATGAATGGCTTTTGCAGAAGGTAGCTGAAGGCGGAAAAGGCCCTAGTGTATTAGATGAGGGTGGCCAAGGGGTGCTACATTTTGCAGCTGCTCTTGGCTATGAATGGGCCCTGGAACCTACAATAGTTGCTGGTGTAAGTGTCAATTTCCGCGATGTTAATGGATGGACTGCACTTCATTGGGCAGCATCTTATGGCAG AGAGCGAACAGTTGCTTCCCTAATCCATCTCGGCGCTGCTCCTGGAGCATTAACAGATCCAACTCCCAAATATCCCACAGGCAGAACACCTGCGGACTTAGCTTCTGCTAATGGACACAAAGGGATTTCCGGCTTTCTTGCTGAATCTGCTTTGAGTGCCCACCTATCTTCTCTGAATTTGGAAAAGCAGGATGGTGATGCTGCTGAAAGTTCTGGAATACCAGCATCACTGACAGTTTCAGACTGTAATGAAACTCCCGTCAAAGATGCTGACATACCAATTGGACTGTCCCTGAAGGATTCATTAGCTGCTGTTTGTAATGCTACTCAAGCTGCTGCTCGTATTCATCAAGTTTTCAGAGTTCAGTCCTTCCAAAAGAAGCAGTTAAAAGAGTACGGTGATGATAAATTTGGAATGTCACACGAGCGTGCTCTTTCGCTTATTGCAGTCAAGTCACAAAAGGCAGGACAATATGATGAGCCAGTTCATGCAGCAATACGAATTCAGAACAAGTTCCGCGGTTGGAAGGGTAGAAAAGAATTTTTGataattcggcagcgaattgtTAAAATTCAG GCCCATGTACGAGGCCACCAGGTCAGGAAAAACTATAGGAAGATAATCTGGTCTGTTGGCATTTTGGATAAAATAATCTTGCGTTGGAGACGAAAAGGAAGTGGTTTGCGTGGCTTCAAATCTGAAGCACTTACTGAGGGTTCCAGCATGCAAGTTGTATCTACAAAGGATGACGATGATGATTTCCTTAAAGAAGGCAGAAAGCAAACAGAAGAAAGATCACAAATAGCCCTTGCAAGGGTGAAATCCATGCATCAGCATCCGGAGGCAAGAGAACAGTATCACAGGCTGCGCAATGTTGTTGCTGAGATCCAAGAGACCAAG GCTATGTACGAATGGGCAAACAATTCAGAAGCGATGGTCGAGTTTGATGACCTGATCAATCTCGAAACGTTATGGGACGGTGACACTTTCTTGCCTACAGATTCTTGA